A segment of the Odoribacter splanchnicus DSM 20712 genome:
TAAGGTATCAAAACTTAGCTGTTCTGTCAGATAGCATAAACGGGAACTGTTGTCTCGCAAGACACTTTTAAGTTTTACCACCAACTCTTCCATATTTCCCGATTTCACAATATACACCTTCGCCCCATTATCAAATCCTTTTTTTATATACTCAACATCGGTAAGTGAACTATAAAAAATCAGGGGTATTTGTAAATTTTCGGACTGTATCAGACTTGCAACCTCATAGCCGTTATATACCGGTATATCTACATCCAGAATAACCGCATCGAAAACATTTTGCTGAAATTCGTTCCACGCCTCCTTACCGTCTTTTGCCAATACAACCGCATACCCTTCTTCTTCCAGTTTCTCACCGACTATTTCGCGTGTCAGAAAATCATCTTCCGCATATAAAATTTTACCCGACATACTATAACTTTTGGCCATTTTATAATAAATATTGTTTTCCCATCTTCTTGTTTTCTGCACAAACACTTCTTTTGTAAACATCGGTCATTTTTTACAAATACCAGTCACAAACCAAATCCGGTCTGTCTCATCATTTATTTATCCCCCCTTGTAAAGCATTACACATTTTTTCATTGCCGCAACTAATGACATTATAAGCTTTTTTTAATTCATGTTCCCAATGGGCAACACCCAACGTCCGTACTTCAGCTATTTTCAAATCCACTTTCACTATATTCCATAACTACTACAAAAATATACAAAATTCTACGAAAAATATGTCCGTTATGACTAAATGCCAACCTACTATGTTAAACCATTTTCATACAACCGGTTGTAAATGCCCTCTTTGCCATACTGGCAAACTCTTCCTTACTACTAATTTGTATACAATATTGTCCTCCATAGATAAAAATTTCGTTCTCTGACTCCGAACCACAGAAAAAGTTTTCAGTAGCAACAATCCGTTCATCAGGTAACCGTAAGCACATTAGTAAAAAGAAAGGTTTATAATCCCGACAAATTTGTCTCTTTTAATCTTTACCGTTACTATTTAACCCGCCTTCTCATAACATTTTAACATTAGGGAATAATTGGGAATACCTTTCTTTTGATTTCCCTAAAAAAGTTGTATATTTTTGTAACGATAAGCAATGTTAAACTAAGGAGAAACAGGATGGATGGCTGAAAAACTCTACCAAAGCAAAATAGCCACCCTCCCACTGTTCCTCCAATACAGGAAAGGAGACCGCAAATGTATTGATTTTTTTAGTATAATTTACTACAAGGTGGTGAATGTACGATTTACGAGTAAAATAAAAATATTTCAAAACCAACAATTTAAAAAGAAATGAAAAATAAATTCAGACAAAATATTGTAATTGGAGTAATTGCAATTGTTGGAACAATGGGATATAATCTCAGTATTAATCAAGAAAATGAAAATGTTCGACTTATAACAGGTAATATTGAAGCATTGGCAGAAGAAGAAGGCGGATTGGATTGCAACTACAATCGTCATCCATCGCAATGTGAAATTTATGTTGGCGCCAAAGGTAAAGTCAAATTATTGGGTGGTTCTATAATCAGTGCAGGAGTAGATGGGTATGTAAGATTTGACGGGCAAGTAGCTTGCAGCCGTGGAGGTGATTTTGCCTGTACGCCCATAGAATGCAAAGAACTTTACGAAATTATTTTCTAATCATAATACACAGAGTATCTAACAAATATGAAACAATTTGTTAGATACTACTTACGAATTAAAAGTAAATGTATGAAAGTAACCTATCTCTTCAATTTCATAATATTAATTCTTTTAGGCTCTTGTATATCAAAAGAATTAATAAAAGAAGCTAATGAAAAATTTGTAATAGATATTAATCGGCAGGATAAAATCACAAATTTTTTTAATGCTTATCACACTATTGCTTTGGAAACCACTCCAAACAATTTAATAGGAGGAATTGATAAGATAGTTCTTCAAAACGAACATATATATATTCTTGATAAAAAACAAGCCACCATTTTTATTTTTACCCATAACGGGAAATACCAAAATAAAATAGCCAATCAAGGAAGAGCTCCGGGAGAGTACCTTTCCATTTCCGATTTTGAGGTCTATGACTCTCATGTTTATTGCCTTTCACGAACAAATCAGAAAATATTCAAATATGATACCAACGGTGTTTTTCAAAATACTATACAAGTGAATGATTGGTATGATTGTTTTCATATTCAGAACGATAGTACCATCTATTTATTTTCTGATTATTCAAATAATCAATTATACAATTATGTCGTGTACAATCCTATAACAAAAGAAATTATCAATCGATTAGACAAGTTTAAAAAAAATCAAGGGTTCAGTTTTGAATATTCCCCCTTTCATTGTCTCGATAGTAATTTATTGGTTAGTGAACAATACGAACA
Coding sequences within it:
- a CDS encoding response regulator transcription factor, with amino-acid sequence MFTKEVFVQKTRRWENNIYYKMAKSYSMSGKILYAEDDFLTREIVGEKLEEEGYAVVLAKDGKEAWNEFQQNVFDAVILDVDIPVYNGYEVASLIQSENLQIPLIFYSSLTDVEYIKKGFDNGAKVYIVKSGNMEELVVKLKSVLRDNSSRLCYLTEQLSFDTLTNKLFMKGREKVLSTLEGKILAVLCKNPNQLVKKDLLLEIGWNSTDVNWESQLIKTISKLRKLLEECEGINLRNDTRKGYWLLIDSTIKSKNC
- a CDS encoding NVEALA domain-containing protein encodes the protein MKNKFRQNIVIGVIAIVGTMGYNLSINQENENVRLITGNIEALAEEEGGLDCNYNRHPSQCEIYVGAKGKVKLLGGSIISAGVDGYVRFDGQVACSRGGDFACTPIECKELYEIIF
- a CDS encoding 6-bladed beta-propeller, which produces MKVTYLFNFIILILLGSCISKELIKEANEKFVIDINRQDKITNFFNAYHTIALETTPNNLIGGIDKIVLQNEHIYILDKKQATIFIFTHNGKYQNKIANQGRAPGEYLSISDFEVYDSHVYCLSRTNQKIFKYDTNGVFQNTIQVNDWYDCFHIQNDSTIYLFSDYSNNQLYNYVVYNPITKEIINRLDKFKKNQGFSFEYSPFHCLDSNLLVSEQYEHTIFSLTSQEKKPLYSFIFNTSDQIPPFIYTDREKTYHFLQGKETLRRIKGLYISQGTLNIVYSIFYKNSGIKDFISKIDTATKEVKTIKLGDDFFPEYPFLYSAFCVYQDQIISYIPALLALNVDKQYGLNQFTSISLKETDNPVLIFHHLK